The region GGTTTTAATCTTTAGCGCCACATGGTGGGGCTTCATATATATGGTACAGGTCCCAATTCTCAGTCATGATCTTCCCAAGTATACATAGTAATGCTTGTCTCATAAAGTGAAGGAACTACCTcagcttttttctttttcttttattatctTTCATTTTATTTAGGGTTAGATTAAAGTATATAGTGCTTTATATAATGAATCTGATAGGTGCAGTGAGAGCAGAAGGAGAAATTGAAGGCGGGATTGGTGTTCTAATTTTTCTATCTTCATCACTATTCAGTCAGCAAGTGGGCAAAACCTTTGGTACCAGAAAAGAAAAAAGGTCAAAGCAAAAGCTAGCACAATAACAACAGCAGTACTCCAGCAAGACAACTCAACAGCAGTACTCCAGCAAGACAACTCAATTTAAAGGAAACTAAGTGCAGTAATTTGAAGGTAAGAACCTCGTGGAGTAGATTAATTAAAGTAAAGACAACCCAATTTAAAATATGCTGTAATTTGGCCAGCTACAGCTACCTCAAGTGAAACTATAGTGATTAGTATGTAGGTACCAACACTTGGTGGAATTAAACCATTTTATGAGTTAAAAAAATAGTAATTTGGCAAATAAGTTTTGGATTTTATGTGAAGTCTGTGATTAGTTGCTTGGGAAGGATCGTGTTCTGTCATTCTTGTGGAATAATATAATCAAAATGCAATGTAAACATACAATGAACAAAGTAATTTACACCATTTTTTAAGTTCAGGAAGTTAAGGCGTAGTTGCTTTCTTTTGTGTATGAAAAAGAAACAACTTAAACGAGGGAAGGCATAGTTCTCTCTCTGTCGagtcaataaaaaaaataaaacaaaagcaTTTTCGTCATTACCAGCCTAGACATTCGAGAATTTGTTTTGgatgaaacaaaataaaataaaaagaaattaaaaggtAAGATAATAGAAGACTATTTTGGACACAATGGGACAGGGTAGTCAAATCCCAGTCATTGTGCAGCAACGCAACCACTACTCTATCACTCTCTCTCCTTCAGTCCAATTTTTTTTCAGACCGTGTGCAAATCTAGGCATAGCATCAAGTGAAGTTTCCAATCTTGGAAATTTAATAGTATCAAAACAAATTGTCTCATATCAGAATAGTTGATATTTTATGTACTCTTACACAAGGATTGCTGACTGTACCAGTCACTGGTTTTGGTATTTCCTTCAACAAATTACCATTTCCCTCAGTTCTAAATTCAGTATGCATGCCCTGCTTATCTCACAGTTGCAGCCTCTTTCTCTGTCCACATGACGATTGACAATGTGCACCCATTTGATTCCAATGTTTCAATTCTGGCACGTCTCTTTTAAGATTCTTTTGTTTAGAGGTTAAGGGGTACAATATATGGGTTTACAGTTGGGTCCAACTTCAATATCAAGTCCATTAGACCCATTAAAAGTGATTTTCAAAAGTGTATGAAGCTCAATTTTATCGAGGAAATGGGTTaatcaacaatttttttttcatatttacgGTAAAAGTTCCTAATATAACCCATCTTTTGCACTTAAATCCCccaacttcaatttttttttatttaaaacatcAAACTTGTACAATTAGCATCATTTAGCTATTGTTTGTATATTATAATAAATCTTATATATTTacgaattaaaaaaaattatgaaacatGAATGCCCCTATGCATTTTCTATTTCTCCCATTTGGAAAAATTATAATCTAATTTCTTTTATGACTATGTAGATTATAATTATAGCATACATCCCACCAATTTTcgaaaaatttcgaataatttacaatacccaaatcagagttcaaacagttaattgcacgtgtgactaaatttttttatacGCGTAAAAAACAAGTTTGAACTCTAATTTAGTCActctaaattatttagaatttccttAAAATTGGTAGGATGAAtactataactataatatacccTGTCATGAAAAAACAATTGAGTTATAACTTTTCCAAATACCATAAATAAAAAATGACCCTAGAATTATCTTTAATACAAGTCAAATCTTAAAGTTGAAGACCTAAGTGTATAGGTTGAGAATTTTTGTCACAAAACCCTAGATTATAACAGAAAACTTGTATGAAAAAGTGAAGAACTAAAGATGCTTTTTTTAAGAGGCTGAGGAtttaaatgtaaaaaaaattaagactGGGAACCTAAGTGCAAAAGGTGGGTTAAGTTTGGGATTTTTACTGCAAATAAACCATTTTTTGGGGGGCTGAGGTGGTTCAATTTAAAtgacattttttattattatcaccATTCGTAACATTTACTAGCATCACAGTTCGTAAAAGATCAAATACTCGTTATTTTAGCTCAAATTACTAACACTCGGATCCAAATCCCTTTCTAGAGCTACCACGACATATCAATGCATAATAGAAACTAATTATGCCTGGTATAATCGGTCTGCTAGTGTAAAAGCTTTGGCATCAAACTTCATATTCGGTGCATGGTATAATATATGCTAATCTTCGTTAATTTGTTTTCAGCTCAAGGCATGTTTCAGAAGTTGACTATCTAATAAGTTCCAGACTCTGGTAACAGTACCTCTTGATAGGCAATGATACGCTTGTTTAGCAGCCTCACGACGTGCTTCCAGAACTTGGTTGTCCCTAAACACAACTTCAAGAGCTTCTTCTAACTCAAATTGTTCAGACACCTGCAATAGCAATACCATTAAAATTAAAATCTATCACATATGCTAGCAATAGCAATACCGTTAGTGTTAGGCTAGGCTAGCATAAAAAACGTGTTCTTGTTGGAAATTGTGAGTTGATTGCAAATGaatatttgaaatataaataCACATGCAAATTCCACTAATACATATCCATATGAAAGTCAGAACATAATGGTTGATCATCAAACCTGGAGAACTGACAGAGGGTTTAATTGTTGCATGTCCGAAATCATGCATGAGAAATGTCCAACATGTCGGCCTGAAATTAATGGTCCAACACAATTATACCTTTTGACATTTCAAGAGCCCACACCTTAAGCAATAAAGGTGCAAAAGACAGGGTATTTATTCACCAGTTAAAACAGCACAGCCAGCTGCAGCAGCTTCTGATATGTTGTGACCAGTAAAACCAGGCAGGAAGGAACCCCCGATTACAGCTATAGGAGTTATTCGATATAAGTGTCTCAATTCACCTAGAAATTGAGTAGAATGAGAAAGATAACATATTGAAGCCTTAGAATATTTCCAAACAGCCAGAGAAGATCCCCCAAAAGCAACCATTAAATTTTATCATAAAGATGATATCCTGCGTAGGCCTTGAAAACAATTTCTGACTCTAGAAGAAaggggaaaaaagaaaaaaaaaaaaaagaagcagcAGCTTAAACTGCATTGGCAGATGAAAGATTTTATTGATAACTTAAGGTGAATGAATGCTCAATGTTTTGCTAAAAGGAAAGAATCAATTGCTAACCTAATGTGTCCACCACATATATATTTGTCCCAGGTGTAATTTTATGGCCTTGAGACCTCAAAGCGACACATTGCCCCCCCTTCTGGAACTTCTGCACTATTTGAGACCAAAGGGCGTTATAAAGTAACACAAAACATAAAGTAAGGTCATCATGAGACAGTGAATTTTGAACAGCCGGTAAGACAGGCGTACCAAAACATGAATATCAAAACAATATTGAATGAGATAATATTTCCCTAGGAACAAGAACTTTTTCTTGCAGTAGCAGCATACCATCTTCCATAAAACAGATGGAATCTAAACATGTTCAAAAAATAAATCATTTGTTTTAAATTCAACTACTGGAAGGAAAATCAAATAAGGTATAAAGTACATACATGAGCAATTTCTCGTCCGTGATCTGTATATCGAGGCACAATAATTGTCACTAAATCTGGGTGTGCTTGAATGAGTACTTCGTGAACAGCTAGAATGACTGCAGATAACATCTTGTTAggttttaaacaaaaacaaaaaatacttCCACACTCAAACACCCAACACCcccaaaaggaaaaaaaataaaactgataAAGACCATATCCATAATGAGAGTGATGAGGAACAAGAAATTATCTAGTTAGTTATGTGAGCATTGTGAATTAtcctaatattatttttaaaaataacttgAGCTTTAAGACGCTTGAATTATTACAGCTACTTCCTAGTTTGATTAGGATTTTTCATTTGCCTATTTATACATAAGCTCTGTAGTGTTAATTATTGTACTTTTATAAAATTACACATTATTCATATTTTCTCTCTCTAATTCTTCCTTTTCCCCCGCTTTTCTATCTATTCTCGATCTTTTCTTCTCTTCCACTTATCTCCCTTTGTCCTACACCAGAGAAAAGACTATGGGAACCACAAAAAGACTACACTGAAGTAAAAGCATCAACAATGTTAATTGAATTCATGCATGCTATTTCTAACAATAGCATCTTACAATCAACGAGCACCTATTGTAAAAATTTCAGAAACTGAAACACAAATATGTTAAGACAAGATATCAATGAGAAACCCTCACATACATGATACCATATATACAATCTCATACTGAAGGCTATGTAGCAGggttcaccttcttcttctccctTGTGTATAGAAGAAGCCATCCATATCTTCCTGCGATCAAGCTGCATCTTCAGATCTTCTATGCTTCTCATCTCTTCCTCGGAGATAAACTCTTCAACAACtgaatttaaaaagaaaattttggACCAGTTGCAAATTGCAATATGAAAATGTAAAGATTACAACAAAATCATGTAACAAACCTTATCATCACTAATTTATCAAAGGGCAAAAAGAAACAGATAATATCAATTATATTTTCTATAGAGCATACCAAATTTTAAGTCGCCGGAAGAGTTGATGATAGACGGTGGAGCGAGCAATAGTTGAAAGTTTGCTGCCTGCATAGTGCTCTAtgacaaagaaaataaaaataaacaaacaaaatcctgaatatataaattacaatgtGACACAAGAAAATTTATACATACCAATGGGATAATCAATGAAAATTTTGACAGCATTAATGAAATTAGTGGAAGAAGCCATGGTTTCGACCACCGTCTGAAAGATTTGGTTGACATTCGAGCATTTATCAAGGCCAGGGTAATCTGAAGATCATATGGATGATGTAAAATAATCAAAAATAGGGAAAACATACAAAACAGTGAAACATTTGAAATTGCAAAATGGCAAACTGTGCATTTGCAGAATTATTGAAAATATGATACTACACTTCAAGCTAAAGATGGATGTAATGTTTAAACATCGAAGCACATACAAAATTGTTATATTACCAAATGAGAATTGAGTAACTTACGCCCTTTCTTGAAGCATCCATTATAAGATTTGGCCACAATTCACTCTCTACTAGCACAATTGCATTCGGCTTCCAATAGCCTAGGAAAGCATCCATAGCATTAGGGGTGTCAATTGGCGCAAACTGGTACACATTTGACAACAATAAGAAATCAGTGTCGAAAGTCACCGTTTTGACTTCTGACAGACAAGTTATATCAATGCCATCACTGAGGCACTGAGGGCTAACCAAACTAGAAACTAAACAACTAAATACAAAACATTGATGAAGAAAACAGATTTCAGATCGTATTTACCTGTTCTTTCTTCATATGACACGTTTACTAATCCCTAATGAAAAGAATCGCAATGCGAAAAAACTTGGCAAAGAATCAAAGGATCATACGATTATAGGACTATATATTCATGTGAGGTTTAGCAAAATTATTTATGATTGTGTaagtaaagacatgagtatattTTATACACTTCACTTATTTCCTTTCCCATTACAGATAAGTAAACATGAACAAAATTTGCAAATACCTGATATATGACCCCACAAGGAAGACGATTCTTTATTACTTCACTGCATaaattagtaaaataattatatatataattcaaattgAAAAGAGAAAGAAATATAACGTTCTTACAATGCGGAAGCAGTAGTAGTGGTCATCAAGATAGTCAATCCAGGTCTCTTTCGAATACATTCTTTGATTACGGGAATTGCAGCCACTCCTTCACCTGAAATGATATTTTTACAAATCAATCAATaatctaaaaaatataaaaacgtCAGCAACAGCAAGCATTTCAAAAATTGGATAACCAAAACCTTCAAAAACTTCTATATTGTCCTCCTCCAGTTTTCTCGGGACCAAACAGGAGGAAAATATGACttaaaataaagagagagaacgGAAACCTAAAGAGACGGCATGGAACCAGAGGAGTGGGCCTGGGGGACGAGGAAGGGAGGCGCGGCCAAGACGCTCTAGCCACC is a window of Humulus lupulus chromosome 4, drHumLupu1.1, whole genome shotgun sequence DNA encoding:
- the LOC133831254 gene encoding probable 3-deoxy-D-manno-octulosonic acid transferase, mitochondrial; amino-acid sequence: MQREQNHSSEAENTEMAVTKAKLVYTIYRTLSYGLSPLLYLHLRWRKNLGFEHPLRWLERLGRASLPRPPGPLLWFHAVSLGEGVAAIPVIKECIRKRPGLTILMTTTTASAFEVIKNRLPCGVIYQFAPIDTPNAMDAFLGYWKPNAIVLVESELWPNLIMDASRKGITLALINARMSTKSFRRWSKPWLLPLISLMLSKFSLIIPLSTMQAANFQLLLAPPSIINSSGDLKFVVEEFISEEEMRSIEDLKMQLDRRKIWMASSIHKGEEEVILAVHEVLIQAHPDLVTIIVPRYTDHGREIAHKFQKGGQCVALRSQGHKITPGTNIYVVDTLGELRHLYRITPIAVIGGSFLPGFTGHNISEAAAAGCAVLTGRHVGHFSCMISDMQQLNPLSVLQVSEQFELEEALEVVFRDNQVLEARREAAKQAYHCLSRGTVTRVWNLLDSQLLKHALS